In a genomic window of Pontibacter liquoris:
- a CDS encoding heme NO-binding domain-containing protein: MQIKRRRLCATRPTLLNYSTWIRIMPREGLNRLQEPYQMNEIYPISELFTIIDKGARLEEIPYSVFQEKFGKLFVPDLLLVFKRYINPI; encoded by the coding sequence ATGCAAATAAAAAGAAGGCGTTTATGTGCCACCAGGCCAACTTTACTTAATTACAGCACCTGGATCAGGATTATGCCGCGCGAAGGGCTGAACCGCTTGCAGGAGCCTTACCAGATGAACGAGATCTACCCGATATCGGAACTGTTTACCATTATAGATAAGGGCGCACGCTTGGAAGAGATACCTTATTCCGTTTTTCAGGAAAAGTTCGGGAAATTATTCGTACCGGACCTGTTGTTAGTCTTTAAACGCTACATTAACCCCATCTGA